In the Engystomops pustulosus chromosome 2, aEngPut4.maternal, whole genome shotgun sequence genome, one interval contains:
- the TRIM45 gene encoding E3 ubiquitin-protein ligase TRIM45: protein MAQSGRLEDASAVLGQSHCPQCGDLFSDPRVLPCLHTLCMRCLQDLEPFSAQERGQSALCPVCDSEVSLPLGGVTDLLPDLLAQNQVLLERLRCGGGHVPCDLCGDGKGEWRCLDCKVTVCEFCCQAHRRQKRTAEHSLLPIQDLPPGSSLSPLPVCSLHALEELRLFCESCSLPSCRDCALVKHLGHEMRPVPEVAGRHRAELQGALAKSEPQLEVLEAALHRVQEAEDDLTRSAEVLRQDVEAFTEGYMRAVQEHRLRLLQDIEEEVLRKDQALTLQRARLRQHLTDLRTSTTFTRGLLERGPDLQIVQAKTLVVSRLKELKQGDYIQQVQTEGIVFNPKEEAGLCQGYQVYGAVQRGCADPERCQVRGQGLQSVYQGRLCSFTLSCSTKSGERLEKMGATPKITILQKESGRSLQASIQDKEDGTYQISYTPVEAGHLSISVCIRGRHIRGSPFSVAVRGTWRQHRGIYHCCTFCSSGGQKDARCGCGGRMPGGFQGCGHGHKGHPGQSHWSCCGSTAETSECSGVKDSAPRHLLRTVAL, encoded by the exons atggcgcagaGCGGGCGTCTGGAGGACGCATCGGCCGTCCTGGGTCAGTCTCATTGTCCGCAGTGCGGGGACCTGTTCTCGGACCCCCGGGTCCTGCCCTGCCTGCACACCCTGTGTATGCGCTGCCTCCAGGACCTAGAACCCTTCAGCGCGCAGGAGAGAGGGCAGAGCGCCCTGTGCCCGGTGTGCGACTCCGAGGTGTCCCTGCCGCTTGGAGGGGTCACAGACCTGTTACCGGACCTGCTGGCCCAGAACCAGGTGCTGCTGGAGCGGTTGCGCTGTGGAGGGGGACACGTGCCGTGTGACCTGTGTGGGGACGGCAAAGGAGAGTGGCGCTGCCTGGACTGCAAGGTGACCGTCTGCGAGTTCTGCTGCCAGGCCCACAG GCGGCAGAAGCGGACGGCTGAGCACTCCCTGCTGCCCATCCAGGACCTTCCCCccggctcctccctctctccgctTCCTGTCTGTAGCCTCCATGCTCTGGAGGAGCTGCGCCTGTTCTGTGAGTCGTGTTCTCTTCCCTCCTGTCGGGATTGTGCTTTGGTCAAGCACTTAGGACACGAGATGCGTCCAGTCCCAGAGGTCGCGGGGAGGCATCGGGCAGAGCTGCAGGGAGCCTTAGCAAAGTCTGAACCTCAGCTGGAGGTCCTGGAGGCCGCACTCCACAGGGTACAAGAAGCAGAAGATGATCTGACGAGGAGTGCCGAGGTCCTGAGGCAAGACGTCGAGGCTTTCACTGAAGGCTACATGCGGGCAGTTCAGGAGCATcggctccggctcctccaggacaTAGAGGAGGAAGTTCTCCGGAAAGACCAAGCCTTGACCCTACAGCGTGCTCGCCTGCGCCAGCATCTCACCGACCTCCGAACTTCCACCACATTCACGCGAGGCCTCCTAGAACGTGGACCAGACCTCCAGATTGTCCAAGCCAAGACCTTGGTCGTCAGTCGTCTGAAGGAGCTAAAGCAAGGAGACTACATCCAACAAGTGCAGACCGAAGGAATCGTCTTCAATCCCAAGGAGGAGGCAGGACTGTGCCAAGGCTATCAGGTGTACGGGGCGGTGCAGCGAGGGTGTGCCGACCCCGAGAGGTGCCAGGTCAGAGGACAAG GTCTCCAGTCTGTGTATCAGGGAAGACTCTGCAGCTTCACCCTCTCCTGCAGCACTAAATCCGGAGAACGGCTGGAGAAGATGGGGGCAACACCCAAGATCACTATTCTGCAGAAGGAATCGGGGAG ATCTCTACAGGCCTCCATTCAGGATAAAGAAGATGGGACCTACCAGATCTCGTACACCCCAGTGGAGGCGGGTCACCTCTCCATAAGTGTCTGTATAAGAGGCCGTCACATCCGG GGTTCCCCTTTTTCCGTCGCAGTGCGGGGGACGTGGCGCCAGCATCGTGGGATCTATCACTGCTGCACGTTCTGCTCCAGCGGTGGCCAGAAGGACGCCCGCTGCGGCTGTGGGGGGAGGATGCCAG GTGGATTCCAGGGTTGTGGTCACGGTCACAAAGGGCACCCGGGCCAGTCCCATTGGTCATGTTGTGGATCCACGGCTGAGACTTCTGAATGCTCTGGTGTCAAGGACTCGGCCCCGCGCCATCTTCTCCGGACTGTGGCCTTATGA